The sequence AATTTAATTATTTTAACTCTAGGGTCGATTATTTCCCCTATCTTTGTATTTTAGGTCTTTCTATTCATGTTATCATTATGGTATTTTCCGTAATGTTCTCCCTGAATAGCAAGCTGACTAAAAGTGTATTAACCCTTATTTTTAAAGTATTAAAAAAGACTAGGCTAGTTAAGAATACGGAGTCCACTTACAAAAAAATTGAGATTGAACTGGAAAATTTTCATCAAAATGCTTTCTTAATCGCTAAGCATATCAAAATGTGCATCTATGCTTCCCTCTTCACTTTTCTACAATATTTGGCTTTTTTCAGTATCCCATATTGTATTTATCGAAGCTTTGGGTTTAATACCGCTGATCTATGGACCTTGATTAGTGCCCAAATATTTTTAACAAACTTCATGGCAATTATCCCCCTTCCAGGTGCTGCAGGAGGTGCGGAGGGCGGGTTTTATTTAATATACAATATGTTTTTTGATGCAAGCACCATTTTGACAGCCATATTTGTATGGCGAGTATTAACTTATTACTCAACTATAGCTATAGGCAGTATATTTACGCTGGTACTGCCAAATGCAAAGAAAAGACCGTAAGATGAAACGGCTTCGCCGTCCTTAATATGGACGGTACCGTTTCTTCGAGAAATATAAGGATAAGTTATTGCGTGAAGCATATAAATTCTTATATTGTAAAAAAAGCCATAGCCTTTATTTCCCGGCAATAGCTTAAACCAGAATTATCTCTTCTGGATTTTAGGATTCATGTAATCTACCAAGGGAATATTGGCTTCTTTATTGGCGTAAGTCATACTCGAATATTTATCCAATACTTTATTCGCAAAAATGCTACTGGAATATTCATTAGCCTTAATAACAGCTTGCACGCTCATTTTTTGTCTTAGAGAAGAGTCTTCCAGTATTTCATTAATATAAGAAGTGAATTTGTCCTGCTCCTTATATGAATATCCATTACTCCCCTGTACAATTACTCCATCAATGCAAGCATCATATTTACACACTACTGGGCAACCACTGCTTAATGCCTCTATAAAAGTTAATCCCTGCGTTTCGCTGGTCGATGCATTAACAAATATTTCCGAAATTTTATAATATTTATACACTTCATCTGCACTAATCATACCCGTAAAAATAACATTTTCCTCTAAGTTCTGGGTCTTCACAAGATCTTTTAAGTGATCCAAATACGGCCCGCCGCCTACGATGAGAAGCTTCACTTTTTTGTTTTTCTTAATAACATCTGGTAAAAGCATTAGAATTTCACTTATGTTTTTCTCTTCAGCTATTCTTCCAACATAACCGATTATTCTGTCATCCTGACTAATTTTCAAATCCGACATTATTTTTTGTTTATCTTCCGCTGATAAATTTCGTTGGAATTTATTTAATTCTATCCCTGTGGGTATAACATAAATCGGTCGGTCTATTCCATAACTTAACAGTGTGTCTTTGGTTTTATTCGTTGCAGCTATAACAATATTTAGATTATTTAGGATTCTCTTGGTTATTTTTGCCGATAAATTCTTATTGATAATTCCGCCTAATAAATAATCCAAATAATTTTCGTACAAGGTGTGGTAGGTATGCATATGTGGAATTTTCAATTTATTTGAAATATGTTTAGACACGATCATCATTGAAAATTCGGTTTGTGAATGAATAACATCCGGGCCCCACTTAATGACTTCCTTTATAAGCTTATTATATAGGGGAACCTTAACTCGAGCATCGGGATAAACGCCAATACGAATAGACTTTAGGTAATATACATCTCCATCTACCATCTCAACGCCTGTATGTGATAAGGTCAAAATCTTAACCTCATGTCCATTAGCTTTCAATTCTTTATAAAGATTTTTTATAGAAGTAACAACTCCATTTATTATAGGGGAATAGGTATCAGTTGTTATTAAAATCTTCATTCATTTATCCTCCTATAATAGACCACAAATTCATTGATAAAATAAGATATATGTAATTACATCTTTAGTATATTCATCAATAAAGAGAACCATGTTTATACCATATATGTACTTTAAGATGTTAAGTATGCGCTCATAATCATTGTATCATGTTAACTCAACTTTCGCAGCATGAAATCGGCAGATAAGCCTTGATGTAGCTGGGCAAAGCAGAGATCCAGTGCTGGAGTTGACTTTTAATCATAGCGGATAGTTTCTTACCGACTTGATTGGCGATTTCGTTCATCAATTCCACCAATTGTTGTAATGCTACGGCCCAGTCCAAGGTACCGACTTCATCGCAAAGCAAATAAAAGAGTCCACCGAGCGTCCGCTGATCCGTGCTTTGTCGATGCTGCCAAGCCAGCAGAATATAGCGGGAAAAGACAATCGTTGTATGGCTAATGAGCAAATCATAGGAGCGGCCTTGAAACTCTTTTTGCAGGCGCAGCAAGGATTTAGCGCATTTGAAAAAGACTTCGATGTCCCAGCGAAGAGCGTAGATTTGAATGACTTCCGGTGCCGTCAGCGTTAGATCCGTCGATAGAATCGCGAGCCACTCGTTTTTCTTGGAGCGATGGCGAACAAAGACCACGACTACTGGAATGCCAGGAACAAGTTCGGTGTGAATCTGACGCAAGAGGTTCCGGTGCTTTCCTTCGACGCGCAAAGCAGCTCGGTAAAGACCTTTAAGATCCACCCGTTGACCGTGAACGAGATATCGCTTGTTGTCGTTTTTCACCATGCCAATCACATGCAGTTTGCGATCTATAATCCGCTGAATCAGGGGGGCATGCGTGAACCAGCTATCCATAAGTACGTAAGCCGCAGAAACCCCGGAAGTAATGGCTCGATCCAGCAGTTCAGAAACCAGATGCGGAGCAGAAAGCAGAGCTTCTTTCCGGCGTTTGTATCCAGAGGATCGCTTGTCGATTCCCGGATGTATGCCGGTGAGTCCAGCCTTCACGGAACTCAGCAAGGCGAAGTCCAAAGGGAGAAACGTATGACCGTCTGACCAGCCCAAGGTGAGCATGCGAAAGCCTTTATAGTAAGCCCCCGTCGCGTGATCCTTAAAGCGAGCCAACAATTCCACAGCTTTGCTCCGATTCCGCTCAAACATGGAATCATCCACAATGAATACGGAGGTCCGCGTGACGGAGGTCAAGGTTTCGACTCGCTGCACAGTGTCACTACTTAGAGAAGACAAGAAACGCCGCCAAGCGAATCCGCTGTGATTGAGAAAGCGATAGACGGCATCTTTGCCAGGAAAGGCTTCACCCTTGGCACTTTCGAGCAGACGAAACCAATTCTTCTGATGAAAGAGCAAGACAAAAACGAGCATGAACAGATGGGAACAGGTATAGCCAAACGTCTTTTTGAACCCGGCATTCCTCAGATGCTTCAGCACACCGAGCTCTTGAAAAGCAGGTCTCATTTCAGGTGGGAGTTGATCTAGGGACGACTTTTGATTTATCATAGAAGGGACACCTCTTCTGTGGTTTAGTGGATCTCGACAATCTCACTTTACCAAACGAAGTGGTGTTTTTCTATGTTGGCAAGATCCTTACTTAAACCGACTCCACCTTAACCCCAGCTTGGGGTCAACTCAATTTTGACTCTGCGAAAGTTGAGATGTTAAGATTAAAAAATGGTTATGAACTGCAATTTCATCTGCCTGTAATTTGGTTTATTATAACATTTATGGAGCCTTGAGAAACAGCCAATCCTGAGTGGCATGGCCGTATTGTATTTTATACGAATAATTCGCTATATTTATGACTCAACCGCAGATTCATGGGATAATGGCTGTTGTCGTTCTTTGATAAGCCGCCCGGTTATTTGGAAGACGATTTCCCCTAGAGCTATACCTGCCGCCATGTCTGCGATGACATGCTGTTTAATGAACAGCGTTGACAAGATGATTAGCCAAGCCATGACAGCAACAGCCAGACGGGACCATTTAGGCAAAATTCCCGCTCCTCGCAGCATTAGATAGCAAGTGAGCACATGGATGCTTGGAAACCCATTATACGGTTCATCCAACCTGTAGGTTATTGGCACAAAAAAGTTCCATCCGGGCCCTAATTGAGGTCGAGGAACAAATGTCGGATAAATAAGAAATGTAAAATTAGCCACCAGTATACCGAAACAAACAGCAACGAGTGTCTGATAATATGCGGACTTTTTCTGTTGGAGAATCAAATAGAGTGTGATAAGCAAAAATGGATACCAAATAAAATAAAAAACAGAAAAAAATGGTATGAACGGGGTAGCACGATCAAACTGCGTCGACAGCACATGCACTACAGGTCTTACATGGTTCTGCAAAGTGTACAAAATACCTATTAACGGAATAGACAACAACCAAAGAAGCGGTAGTTGCTTTTGTAGTTTCTTCAAGGAAATAACACCTTCTTCTTAAGTTCTCAGGACTACATGATTTTATCACGGTAATCTCAATATGAAAAGTAGCCTGTCTATTGACAGGCTACTCAACACACCTTGTTCTCAATTAATGTAACTGCATTGTTGTGATGCAAGTGTCATCGCTCTCAAATGTGGAAATTGTGGACTCTGCCATTTTACCATCATGCTCGACCGTTATGCGATAGGATTTGTCGCGTGGCAGCCACAAATCAATAAATCCATTAGGCTGGGATTTCATTAATGTTTTGTCCAATATTGAATTACCATCCAGATCAACGATAGAAACGCTAAACTCTTCATCAACCATTTCTCCTTGACAACCAGTTAAGCTATGGGTTGCACAAGGATGCGTCTTCTCAACGTATGGCGCGATAGAAAGAAAAAACTCATCTTTGGGCAGGTCGTAGGTAACTGATTTGGTTGGGTCATCGTCTGTCACGATTAATTGCTTGGATGTAATTGAAGCTGATTTAGCTACTGTGTTTCTCACGCTGAAATCATGGACCACTTGCTTGATACTTTGCGTATCGATTTCAGTAGATTCTTTTTTTTCGGAGCTTCCCACAAACATGTAAATCCCTACTAATACGATAACAGCCAATCCAGCAGCCAGAAATATTTTCCGTCTCACCTTGTATTCATCCCCTAATCTCATATGTACCTATTATAATCCAGCTGGTACAGTTAAGGACAGTGCGATTGATTTCACCTTTTCTTGATTCTGCTCTTAATTAAATCTGCAACATTAAGCAATATCGTTAAAGTAACAGTTGCCAATAAAGGTTTAACAATACTCGATTCATCGTAGAGGAGATAAGCTAGTACAAAGTTGATTATGAAAAAAATTAAGTTCCACAACATTTAATCATCTCATTTCAACCAGGGTTCTACTATTGCAGAAGCTCAAGCATCAGTACCATTTATACGAGTATATACTTTTTCTGGAATATTGTTCAAGAAATTATATTTCCCAAGCTTATAGATGCCTCCGCGATTTTCATTTGTTTCTTCTCGACCTCCTTCATCACTTCCTCACCCTCTACATCCAGGTTCGGCAGCAGACGGTCCAGCCACTTCGGAAAATACCAGACCGACTTGCCAAGTAAGGTCATAAGACCAGGAACAATAAGCAAACGTACTACAAAGGCATCAAAGAGAACCCCAAAGGCGAGCGCTAGGCCCATGACCTTGACCATTGGCTCCTCTGCCAGTATAAATCCGGTAAAGACGGCGACCATGATCAGTCCTGCTGCCGTTACGACTCCGCCACTGTGGTGCATACCGGCAAGAACGGACTTCTTGGCATCCCCGCTCTTCTTGAATTCTTCACGCATCCGGCTAACCAAGAAGACTTCATAGTCCATCGCTAGGCCGAACAGAACCCCAACTACAATGATTGGCAGAAAATTAAACACCGGTGCCTCCGTATAGAATCCAAACAGCTTCTGGAAATGGCCATCCTGAACAACATAGGTGACAAATCCTAAGGTCGCACCGAGCGACAGGATGAATCCGAGCACGGCCTTGATCGGAACCAGAATCGAGCGGAACACCAGCATAAGAAGTACAAAGGCTAATCCTACAATGATTAGGCAAAATTTTGGCAAAGCCTGGTTCAATTTCTGGGTAATGTCGATATTGACGGCAGTCATGCCGGTTACACCCACCTTAACATGATCCTGACTCTCTATTGCTGGCGCCTTATCACGAATTAAATTAACAAGGTCTACTGTTGCTGAGTCATTAGGTCCCGTTCCCGGCATGACGGTAATCAGCGATACTTTTCCGGAAGGGCCGGTGACTGCCGGGTTTACCATAACGACGTTAGGATAGGTCTTCACTTCTTCCATCACTTTATTGAGATTGGCCGCAGCCTCTTCTCCACCATCTGTTTCGGCCAGAATCACTAACGGTCCGTGGTACCCCTCACCATAAGCTTCGGACAGGAGGTCGTAGGCCCGGCGTTCGGTTTTATCTGGCGATTTCTGCCCGTCATTCCCAAGGCCTGTCTCCATGTGAAAGAATGGCAGTGCTATCGTTGCTAGCAGCGCTACACCCAGTACTACTGCCACTAAGGGTTGCCCGGTGACAAATCTCCCCCACAGATTGCCACGGCTTGCGTCATTCTGCTTGCTCCCTATTCTCTTGGAGCGCTTGACCGGCGCTTTAATCTTGTCTCCCAGCAATTCCAGAATAGCCGGAACCACGAAGATAGTCATCAATATAGCAGTGAATACACAGAGCGCACCGGCCATACCCATAGCGGTAAGAAAAGGTACTCCCACGAAAGAAAATCCGATAAGCGCGATGATAACCGTTACTCCCGCAAACACAACCGCACTTCCAGCCGTTCCATTGGCAATGGCAATCGCTTCCCGTCTTTCATGTCTTTCGGCAAGCAGTTGACGGTATC comes from Paenibacillus sp. 19GGS1-52 and encodes:
- a CDS encoding transposase, which codes for MINQKSSLDQLPPEMRPAFQELGVLKHLRNAGFKKTFGYTCSHLFMLVFVLLFHQKNWFRLLESAKGEAFPGKDAVYRFLNHSGFAWRRFLSSLSSDTVQRVETLTSVTRTSVFIVDDSMFERNRSKAVELLARFKDHATGAYYKGFRMLTLGWSDGHTFLPLDFALLSSVKAGLTGIHPGIDKRSSGYKRRKEALLSAPHLVSELLDRAITSGVSAAYVLMDSWFTHAPLIQRIIDRKLHVIGMVKNDNKRYLVHGQRVDLKGLYRAALRVEGKHRNLLRQIHTELVPGIPVVVVFVRHRSKKNEWLAILSTDLTLTAPEVIQIYALRWDIEVFFKCAKSLLRLQKEFQGRSYDLLISHTTIVFSRYILLAWQHRQSTDQRTLGGLFYLLCDEVGTLDWAVALQQLVELMNEIANQVGKKLSAMIKSQLQHWISALPSYIKAYLPISCCES
- a CDS encoding phosphatase PAP2 family protein, whose protein sequence is MHVLSTQFDRATPFIPFFSVFYFIWYPFLLITLYLILQQKKSAYYQTLVAVCFGILVANFTFLIYPTFVPRPQLGPGWNFFVPITYRLDEPYNGFPSIHVLTCYLMLRGAGILPKWSRLAVAVMAWLIILSTLFIKQHVIADMAAGIALGEIVFQITGRLIKERQQPLSHESAVES
- a CDS encoding lysylphosphatidylglycerol synthase transmembrane domain-containing protein, translated to MKKKIFSSIIVIVTACIFLSFFFFTKGLHSLIQELRTLDTSWILLSVICMLLFWFFEMLTLYVITKKLYNIKNLLVRSIKFQMTGLFFGAISPFSAGSNPAQLYAMTENEIPAGIAGSILMIKFMIHQFINILILILAFLFKFNYFNSRVDYFPYLCILGLSIHVIIMVFSVMFSLNSKLTKSVLTLIFKVLKKTRLVKNTESTYKKIEIELENFHQNAFLIAKHIKMCIYASLFTFLQYLAFFSIPYCIYRSFGFNTADLWTLISAQIFLTNFMAIIPLPGAAGGAEGGFYLIYNMFFDASTILTAIFVWRVLTYYSTIAIGSIFTLVLPNAKKRP
- a CDS encoding glycosyltransferase family 4 protein; the encoded protein is MKILITTDTYSPIINGVVTSIKNLYKELKANGHEVKILTLSHTGVEMVDGDVYYLKSIRIGVYPDARVKVPLYNKLIKEVIKWGPDVIHSQTEFSMMIVSKHISNKLKIPHMHTYHTLYENYLDYLLGGIINKNLSAKITKRILNNLNIVIAATNKTKDTLLSYGIDRPIYVIPTGIELNKFQRNLSAEDKQKIMSDLKISQDDRIIGYVGRIAEEKNISEILMLLPDVIKKNKKVKLLIVGGGPYLDHLKDLVKTQNLEENVIFTGMISADEVYKYYKISEIFVNASTSETQGLTFIEALSSGCPVVCKYDACIDGVIVQGSNGYSYKEQDKFTSYINEILEDSSLRQKMSVQAVIKANEYSSSIFANKVLDKYSSMTYANKEANIPLVDYMNPKIQKR
- a CDS encoding CueP family metal-binding protein, yielding MRRKIFLAAGLAVIVLVGIYMFVGSSEKKESTEIDTQSIKQVVHDFSVRNTVAKSASITSKQLIVTDDDPTKSVTYDLPKDEFFLSIAPYVEKTHPCATHSLTGCQGEMVDEEFSVSIVDLDGNSILDKTLMKSQPNGFIDLWLPRDKSYRITVEHDGKMAESTISTFESDDTCITTMQLH
- a CDS encoding MMPL family transporter translates to MAKLLYRLGFWSAKNRLKVLLGSITLVVLAAIVALSMGIHFGEETNIPGLASQKTLEIMEKEFPNPQGDLGTTQLVLKAPDNETLSSEAAKVLIAAQLKEVAADQEVASVVSPYDNHSLNADSTIGYATITYKVPGADVTEESKAAVIRIAETLRDVGWQADLIGDGFVKMATSSPTEGLGVLLALVILAVALGSILTGVLPILTAALGLGFGIMLIIIGTSLLDIPSFALSLAGMLGLAVGIDYALFIISRYRQLLAERHERREAIAIANGTAGSAVVFAGVTVIIALIGFSFVGVPFLTAMGMAGALCVFTAILMTIFVVPAILELLGDKIKAPVKRSKRIGSKQNDASRGNLWGRFVTGQPLVAVVLGVALLATIALPFFHMETGLGNDGQKSPDKTERRAYDLLSEAYGEGYHGPLVILAETDGGEEAAANLNKVMEEVKTYPNVVMVNPAVTGPSGKVSLITVMPGTGPNDSATVDLVNLIRDKAPAIESQDHVKVGVTGMTAVNIDITQKLNQALPKFCLIIVGLAFVLLMLVFRSILVPIKAVLGFILSLGATLGFVTYVVQDGHFQKLFGFYTEAPVFNFLPIIVVGVLFGLAMDYEVFLVSRMREEFKKSGDAKKSVLAGMHHSGGVVTAAGLIMVAVFTGFILAEEPMVKVMGLALAFGVLFDAFVVRLLIVPGLMTLLGKSVWYFPKWLDRLLPNLDVEGEEVMKEVEKKQMKIAEASISLGNIIS